The following are encoded together in the Lathyrus oleraceus cultivar Zhongwan6 chromosome 3, CAAS_Psat_ZW6_1.0, whole genome shotgun sequence genome:
- the LOC127131635 gene encoding uncharacterized protein LOC127131635, which translates to MPHKLKDPGSFSIPCVIGKFIIDKALCDLGAIVSLMPSSTCKKQNLGELIPTKMSLQPADRSIKFPVGMLEKVPVRIGQFYIPTYFVIMDIKEDSHIPIILGSPFVSTTGAIIDVKKGRLTFKVGEEKVEFLLAKFLQAPAIDKSCCFLDVINECVIEMEKESFKYTEVLKTDRN; encoded by the coding sequence ATGCCTCATAAACTGAAAGACCCTGGTAGCTTTTCCATACCATGTGTAATTGGAAAGTTTatcatagacaaagctctatgtGATTTAGGAGCCATTGTTAGTTTAATGCCCTCATCTACATGTAAAAAACAAAACCTAGGCGAATTAATACCAACCAAGATGTCTCTACAACCAGCTGACCGTTCCATTAAATTTCCCGTAGGTATGCTAGAGAAAGTTCCCGTTCGTATAGGACAATTTTATATTCCTACCTACTTTGTAATAATGGATATAAAGGAGGATTCCCACATCCCTATTATCTTAGGAAGTCCTTTTGTATCCACAACCGGAGCCATCATAGATGTGAAGAAAGGAAGGCTAACATTCAAAGTCGGAGAAGAAAAAGTTGAATTTCTCTTAGCTAAATTCCTACAAGCACCAGCTATAGACAAATCATGTTGTTTCTTAGACGTCATCAACGAATGTGTGATAGAAATGGAGAAGGAATCATTTAAGTATACTGAAGTACTGAAGACAGATAGAAACTGA